One genomic region from Bacillus sp. SLBN-46 encodes:
- a CDS encoding response regulator transcription factor: MKHIFVIDDEKNIRDILQKYMENEGYKVTLFSDGENVYQEMLRLKPDLLVIDIMLPHMDGLELCKEIRKSSEIPIIFVSARDGEFDRILGLELGGDDYLTKPFSPRELMVRIKNIFKRMEKTAVSKPQMLSIRDVTIDFERRYIEKDGLEIKLTAKEYDLFIFLARNKGKPFTREELLEFIWGYEYTGDGRLIDDLVKRVRKKLEQHESSVELSTIWGYGYRVDD; the protein is encoded by the coding sequence ATGAAGCATATTTTTGTGATAGATGATGAAAAGAATATCCGCGATATTTTGCAAAAATACATGGAAAATGAAGGCTACAAAGTCACACTTTTTTCAGATGGGGAGAATGTCTATCAGGAGATGCTGCGTTTAAAACCGGATTTGTTGGTGATTGATATCATGCTTCCTCATATGGATGGGCTCGAGCTTTGTAAAGAAATTCGCAAATCGAGCGAGATCCCGATTATTTTTGTCTCGGCGCGGGACGGGGAGTTTGACCGGATTCTAGGCCTAGAGCTTGGCGGCGATGACTATTTAACGAAGCCGTTTAGTCCAAGAGAATTGATGGTTCGAATTAAAAATATATTTAAACGGATGGAAAAAACAGCGGTAAGTAAACCGCAAATGCTATCAATCCGTGATGTAACGATAGATTTTGAGCGGAGATACATAGAAAAAGATGGGCTGGAAATCAAATTAACAGCCAAAGAATATGATTTATTTATTTTTCTAGCACGGAATAAAGGAAAGCCGTTCACGAGGGAAGAACTGCTTGAGTTTATTTGGGGGTATGAATATACCGGGGATGGTCGGCTGATTGATGATCTTGTGAAGCGCGTTCGCAAAAAGCTAGAGCAGCACGAGTCTTCGGTTGAACTCTCAACAATTTGGGGTTATGGATACAGGGTGGATGATTAA